In Mucilaginibacter celer, one DNA window encodes the following:
- a CDS encoding acyltransferase, which produces MSLKFAIKSNPAIKALVYKLIIKNARPQWWVRNIVTPFIYKRGRKSSIRRTARMDVLPFNNFSLGQYSTIEDFCTVNNGVGDVIIGDNTRVGIGNVVIGPVNIGNQVILAQNIVLSGLNHTYTDVNTPIRLQKVTTANIVIEDEVWIGANSVITAGVTIGRHSVVAGGSVVTKNVPAFCVVGGNPAKILKRYNQDTSQWERT; this is translated from the coding sequence ATGAGCCTTAAATTTGCAATAAAATCAAACCCTGCCATTAAAGCCTTGGTATACAAGCTCATTATAAAAAATGCAAGGCCACAGTGGTGGGTGCGCAACATTGTTACGCCATTTATTTATAAACGCGGCAGAAAATCGTCTATAAGGCGTACTGCAAGGATGGATGTACTGCCATTTAATAATTTCTCGTTAGGCCAATATTCAACTATCGAAGATTTTTGCACCGTAAATAATGGCGTGGGCGATGTAATTATAGGCGATAATACACGGGTTGGTATTGGCAATGTAGTTATTGGCCCGGTAAATATTGGCAACCAGGTAATTTTAGCGCAAAACATAGTACTAAGCGGCCTCAATCATACTTATACCGATGTTAATACCCCCATAAGGCTGCAAAAAGTGACTACCGCCAACATAGTTATAGAAGATGAAGTGTGGATAGGCGCAAACTCGGTAATAACAGCCGGTGTTACCATTGGCAGGCATAGCGTTGTTGCCGGCGGATCCGTAGTTACCAAAAACGTGCCTGCATTTTGTGTGGTGGGCGGCAATCCTGCTAAAATACTTAAGCGTTACAATCAGGATACCAGCCAATGGGAACGAACCTAA
- a CDS encoding acyltransferase: MKKRIMDKVDVLAADYYSRPAQSTSEKLFIYWVLFKRLLNSFISILNAKYRLRACRTGKLITVKGRLMIRNEGKIIIGDGCRIWSHIGTTQISAGPRAVIEIGENTFINTGAIITSRKNIRIGKNCQIANQVIIMDDDFHDVYAREKTCSAKEAIIIGDNAWIATRATILKGVTIGDGAVVAAGAVVTKDVLPYTLVGGVPAKFIKSLKEDAHINLEISNLIHN, encoded by the coding sequence ATGAAAAAAAGGATAATGGATAAGGTTGACGTTTTGGCTGCCGACTATTATAGCCGCCCGGCACAATCAACCAGCGAAAAACTATTTATTTATTGGGTACTGTTTAAACGGCTGTTAAACAGCTTTATCAGCATACTAAACGCCAAATACCGGTTGCGGGCTTGCCGCACAGGCAAACTAATAACCGTAAAAGGCAGGTTAATGATCAGGAACGAAGGCAAAATAATAATTGGCGATGGCTGCCGGATCTGGTCGCACATTGGCACAACACAAATATCGGCCGGCCCACGCGCGGTTATCGAAATAGGAGAAAATACCTTTATCAATACCGGGGCGATCATCACCTCGCGAAAAAACATCAGGATAGGTAAAAACTGCCAGATTGCTAACCAGGTAATTATTATGGACGATGATTTTCATGATGTTTACGCCAGGGAAAAAACCTGTTCGGCAAAAGAGGCAATAATTATAGGCGATAATGCCTGGATCGCTACCCGCGCTACCATATTAAAGGGTGTTACCATTGGCGATGGCGCTGTAGTAGCCGCGGGGGCCGTAGTTACTAAAGATGTATTACCCTATACGCTGGTTGGCGGCGTGCCGGCCAAATTTATCAAAAGCCTTAAAGAGGATGCACATATCAATCTTGAAATATCAAACCTTATCCACAATTAA
- a CDS encoding glycosyltransferase family 4 protein, which translates to MILNSQTLSPNLQIAIEVQRIFRPRKHGMDVVAHELLKRLPYGEDGFDYHVMVKPDADACLSSIPHRIIHTIRRAPYFIWEQYFLPKACRQYHADVLHCTANTAPLNSKVPLIVTLHDVIFLEKSVRSTNTNWYQRLGNIYRGLIVSKIAKKALKIITVSEFQRDVIAEKLKISKDKIKVVYNGADEHFFVRHDQETISNTLKKLGLQQGYIFFMANTDPRKNTIGVLKAYARLLQHNSNAPRLLMKGINREKLNVLLAKADLLNLEQKIDTIEYIDCADLPMIYQGASMLWFPSFSEGFGLPIVEAMASGTPVVTSSVSCMPEIAGDAALYVDPQKPASLAFAAHIILTDPTVAERLSAVGTKRAALFNWEDAAKKTVSVYHEVEKMIK; encoded by the coding sequence ATGATACTAAATTCTCAAACCCTATCTCCTAATTTGCAAATAGCTATAGAAGTGCAAAGGATATTCCGCCCCCGAAAACACGGGATGGATGTTGTAGCTCATGAACTGCTTAAAAGGCTCCCTTACGGCGAAGACGGCTTTGATTATCATGTAATGGTTAAGCCAGATGCCGACGCATGCCTGTCGAGTATCCCCCACCGCATTATACATACCATTCGTAGGGCTCCTTACTTTATCTGGGAGCAGTATTTTTTACCAAAAGCCTGCCGTCAATACCATGCCGACGTTTTACACTGCACAGCCAACACCGCTCCGCTAAACAGCAAAGTGCCGCTTATAGTAACGCTTCATGACGTTATATTCCTCGAAAAATCTGTAAGATCGACAAATACCAACTGGTATCAGCGTTTAGGGAATATCTATCGCGGTTTGATCGTATCAAAAATTGCAAAAAAGGCATTGAAAATCATCACCGTATCCGAGTTTCAACGGGATGTTATAGCCGAAAAACTTAAAATATCAAAAGATAAAATCAAGGTTGTATACAACGGTGCCGATGAACATTTCTTTGTTCGCCATGACCAGGAAACTATCAGCAACACGCTTAAAAAACTGGGCTTACAACAGGGTTACATATTCTTCATGGCCAATACCGATCCCCGTAAAAACACTATCGGTGTTTTAAAAGCTTATGCCAGGCTGCTTCAGCATAACAGCAATGCGCCCAGACTGCTTATGAAAGGCATAAACCGCGAAAAACTTAATGTTTTACTGGCTAAAGCAGATTTACTGAACCTGGAGCAGAAGATAGATACCATAGAATATATTGACTGCGCCGATTTGCCCATGATATACCAGGGCGCAAGCATGTTATGGTTCCCATCGTTCAGCGAAGGGTTTGGGTTGCCAATAGTGGAAGCTATGGCTTCGGGCACACCGGTTGTCACTTCGTCGGTATCGTGTATGCCAGAAATAGCCGGTGATGCCGCTCTTTATGTTGATCCTCAAAAACCGGCCTCCCTGGCATTTGCAGCTCATATCATTTTAACCGACCCAACAGTTGCCGAAAGGTTATCAGCAGTTGGCACAAAAAGGGCAGCACTGTTTAACTGGGAAGACGCGGCAAAAAAAACAGTTTCGGTTTATCACGAAGTAGAAAAAATGATTAAGTAA
- a CDS encoding sugar transferase yields the protein MIDLIEHQTPVIALIGFDADTSATFVNCDFPGKIVMHFNNGLKMVSRWTSDKLNIVAIVSRSEITGPAGLPLREAITKKNLPDVPFFLVLNQFDDNLRHTALQAGVADVFKIPLSTDRIERKIDFIIANYDRIRITKAIFTPVIKNTGHWKRAFDILAASLALLILAPVFVVTYILIKVESKGPAFYYSLRAGTGYRVFKFYKFRSMYVDAEKRLKDLKHLNQYHIQKITDITDSPLPDSGLCAGCQASGKCSYPMFADHIQWCEKALQSSQKNNSSSRFFKLKNDPRITRIGNFIRNTSIDELPQLWNVLKGDMSIVGNRPLPLYEAEKLTTDKYILRFSAPAGITGLWQVQKRGKGEMSEDERLLLDNEYAANHSFINDLKLIMKTIPALLQKENV from the coding sequence ATGATAGATTTAATTGAGCATCAAACACCGGTTATAGCGCTGATAGGTTTCGATGCGGATACTTCAGCCACATTTGTTAACTGCGATTTTCCCGGAAAAATTGTTATGCACTTTAACAACGGGCTAAAAATGGTTTCGCGGTGGACGAGCGATAAATTAAACATAGTTGCCATCGTTTCACGAAGCGAAATTACAGGCCCGGCCGGTTTACCATTACGGGAAGCTATTACAAAAAAGAACTTGCCCGATGTACCCTTCTTCCTGGTATTAAACCAATTTGATGATAATTTACGCCACACGGCTTTGCAGGCGGGCGTGGCTGATGTTTTTAAAATTCCTTTAAGTACTGACAGGATTGAGCGGAAAATTGATTTTATAATAGCTAATTACGATAGAATCAGGATAACGAAAGCAATTTTTACACCGGTGATAAAAAATACCGGGCATTGGAAAAGAGCCTTTGATATCCTTGCAGCAAGCCTCGCCTTGTTAATTCTTGCGCCGGTGTTTGTGGTTACCTACATCCTTATAAAGGTAGAATCAAAAGGGCCGGCATTTTACTATTCATTACGGGCCGGTACAGGTTACAGGGTTTTTAAATTTTACAAATTCCGGTCGATGTATGTTGACGCAGAAAAACGCCTTAAAGATCTGAAACATTTAAACCAATACCATATTCAAAAAATAACTGATATTACTGATTCGCCTTTGCCCGATAGCGGTTTGTGTGCCGGATGCCAGGCATCCGGAAAATGTAGTTACCCTATGTTTGCTGATCATATCCAATGGTGTGAAAAGGCACTTCAATCATCCCAAAAAAATAATTCCTCTTCACGTTTTTTTAAATTAAAAAACGACCCACGGATAACCCGCATAGGAAATTTTATCCGGAATACCAGTATTGACGAATTGCCCCAGCTTTGGAATGTGTTAAAGGGCGACATGAGCATAGTAGGCAACCGGCCACTCCCACTATATGAAGCCGAGAAGCTAACAACAGATAAATATATACTCAGGTTTTCGGCCCCGGCGGGCATTACCGGGTTGTGGCAGGTGCAAAAGCGTGGCAAAGGCGAAATGAGCGAAGATGAGCGCTTGCTGCTGGATAATGAGTATGCCGCAAATCACAGTTTTATAAACGATTTAAAATTGATAATGAAAACTATCCCGGCCCTGCTGCAAAAGGAAAATGTTTAG
- a CDS encoding response regulator transcription factor, with translation MEDLNNIKILVAEDDMFMQTILQEYLGKTYRVQIVANGLDALAQMQRGDIPDLVIADLKTPELDGLGLITQIRISDFFNSIPVIVLSGEESSAKRIECLNKGADDFVVKPFNPDELEARIKVILRRTGKLKFYV, from the coding sequence ATGGAAGACTTAAACAACATAAAAATATTAGTTGCAGAAGATGATATGTTTATGCAAACGATACTGCAGGAATATCTGGGTAAAACATACCGCGTGCAAATAGTGGCTAACGGGCTTGACGCGTTGGCCCAGATGCAGCGGGGCGATATCCCCGATTTGGTTATTGCCGATTTGAAAACCCCTGAACTTGATGGGCTTGGGCTGATCACGCAAATAAGGATTAGTGATTTTTTTAATTCGATCCCCGTTATCGTGTTATCGGGCGAAGAAAGCTCGGCCAAAAGGATTGAATGCCTTAATAAAGGGGCCGACGATTTTGTTGTAAAACCCTTCAACCCCGACGAACTGGAGGCAAGGATAAAGGTTATTTTACGCCGCACCGGCAAGCTTAAATTTTACGTATGA
- a CDS encoding TolC family protein: MRYIITIYLALLAATSSCFGQVKPINKEPLELDEGKDLQVQLVPLDSIIDLAVKNSPAVKFQKDLVESSKAQLDFAKRVWTNNIMGFVNYSTGNQSIVSSDSQSPGSVASSNITSGFRMGVQINLPLYELVGRKSRVNLYKYQYNSSINKRDESVQELKKEVIQTYYNLLYANNLLSIRSEAKESAINQYTIAQKQFKDGAIDVLELSRLKTIEVNARADYEEAKRQFSTLYAQMEPLVGVPFNRLIAKK, from the coding sequence ATGCGATACATTATAACAATATACCTTGCCCTTTTAGCCGCAACATCATCATGCTTTGGCCAGGTGAAACCAATAAATAAAGAGCCGCTGGAACTCGACGAGGGTAAGGATCTGCAGGTTCAATTAGTCCCGCTTGATAGTATAATTGACCTTGCCGTTAAGAATTCGCCTGCGGTAAAATTTCAGAAAGACCTTGTTGAATCATCAAAAGCTCAGCTTGATTTTGCCAAAAGGGTTTGGACAAATAACATCATGGGCTTTGTAAACTACTCAACGGGCAATCAAAGTATCGTATCGTCTGATAGCCAGTCGCCGGGGTCGGTAGCTTCATCCAATATCACCAGCGGGTTCAGGATGGGGGTGCAGATCAACCTGCCGCTTTATGAGCTTGTGGGACGTAAATCGAGGGTTAACCTTTATAAATATCAATACAACTCATCTATTAATAAACGCGATGAATCTGTACAGGAACTAAAGAAAGAAGTAATACAAACCTACTACAACCTGTTGTACGCCAATAATTTGTTATCGATACGCAGCGAGGCGAAAGAATCCGCCATCAATCAATATACCATAGCTCAAAAGCAATTTAAGGATGGCGCTATAGATGTGCTTGAGCTATCCCGGTTAAAAACAATTGAAGTTAACGCCCGTGCCGATTATGAGGAGGCCAAACGCCAGTTTTCAACCCTTTACGCACAGATGGAGCCCCTGGTTGGCGTGCCGTTTAACCGATTAATAGCCAAAAAATGA
- a CDS encoding GumC family protein, producing the protein MNLIHYIKLLLRHKTWLILVPLICASTVFFLTKKSKKQYTSSTTLYTGVASGYSITSTEDERLDYFAVNNAFDNLMASAKSRETIQAVALHLLAEHLLLKKPDFHVLSAEGFDNLKKLVGQDIINTAQKLGNEQAVYNYLNVVFATKTNNPIANILNNPGSFYSIDDLKSSLVVTRLNASDILQVVYTCTDPAVCLRTLELHSTVFTENYKRLKSDQTYSAVQYFEAKLAEAKAKLQKSEDDLKVFGQKNRVINYYEQTRYIAQSKEQLEKEIYAEKVTQKGSEQALGAVEKKLNSRNQQIDNSLNVINTRQHLSQAKSSLERARLYGNNDKMAKYTARVKSLEDSLKTASDDYLKLNYTLETVPRSNLIQEWVDNAVTGQKATAGLDVLDKQRQNYLSQIDQFAPLGSTLKRLDRQVDINEKEFLSILHGLNLARLRQSNIALNSNIVVQDKPFFPLRAQPSTRGLLIIISFILGFVSVVSVIVGRELMDSSVRTTDRAEKSIGLPLAGISIAHGAENIQAYQKQLMDLLAERLTSTILPFISADLECKGKATLALVATRQEVYNALDVQLLHGALLAVFKKVFWVVPVGYDNVFQGVIPTDFMYTYTPTLEQLNYKDICDFSESLIPQDGLVVYVSPNLSLNSLPVAVAKSSAMMLYAFNASHTNQQADKQIIAKAQNAVQEVPFYTWLVNVDEANIDSSVGEISKKRSWLRRKIKKMITLNLR; encoded by the coding sequence ATGAACCTGATACATTATATAAAGTTACTGCTGCGGCACAAAACCTGGCTGATATTAGTGCCCTTGATTTGTGCATCGACCGTGTTTTTTTTAACAAAAAAAAGCAAAAAGCAATATACAAGTTCAACAACCCTGTACACCGGGGTTGCAAGCGGATACTCCATTACCAGTACCGAAGATGAGCGGCTTGACTACTTTGCCGTAAACAACGCGTTTGATAACCTGATGGCCTCTGCAAAATCGCGCGAAACCATACAGGCTGTTGCTTTGCACCTTTTAGCCGAACACCTGTTATTAAAAAAGCCAGATTTTCATGTATTAAGTGCGGAGGGCTTTGATAATTTAAAAAAACTGGTTGGTCAGGACATTATTAATACGGCACAAAAGCTGGGCAATGAACAGGCTGTGTACAACTATTTAAATGTTGTTTTTGCAACTAAAACCAACAACCCAATTGCCAATATACTTAACAACCCGGGTTCGTTTTACAGTATTGATGATCTGAAATCAAGCCTTGTAGTAACGCGATTAAATGCCAGCGATATTTTGCAGGTGGTTTATACATGTACCGATCCGGCTGTGTGTTTACGCACACTCGAGTTGCACAGTACCGTTTTTACTGAAAACTATAAACGTTTAAAATCTGATCAAACTTATAGTGCCGTTCAATATTTTGAGGCCAAACTGGCCGAGGCCAAGGCTAAACTCCAAAAATCGGAAGATGATTTGAAGGTGTTCGGTCAAAAAAACAGGGTGATCAATTATTATGAACAAACCCGGTATATAGCGCAATCAAAAGAGCAACTGGAAAAGGAGATCTATGCCGAAAAAGTTACTCAAAAAGGCAGTGAACAGGCTTTAGGTGCCGTTGAAAAGAAATTAAACTCCCGTAATCAACAAATTGATAACAGCCTTAATGTGATTAATACCCGGCAGCACCTGAGCCAGGCAAAATCCAGCCTCGAACGCGCGCGGTTATATGGCAATAATGATAAAATGGCGAAATACACAGCCCGCGTAAAATCGCTGGAAGACTCGCTGAAAACAGCCTCAGACGATTACCTTAAACTGAATTATACACTCGAAACCGTACCCCGTTCAAACCTGATACAGGAATGGGTTGATAACGCCGTTACAGGCCAGAAAGCAACCGCCGGGCTTGATGTACTTGATAAACAGCGCCAAAACTATCTGAGCCAGATTGATCAGTTCGCGCCACTTGGTTCAACACTTAAAAGGCTCGACAGGCAGGTAGATATCAACGAAAAGGAATTTTTATCCATTTTGCATGGCCTTAACCTGGCCCGCCTGCGTCAAAGCAATATCGCGCTTAACTCAAACATTGTAGTGCAGGATAAGCCATTCTTTCCGCTGCGCGCACAGCCATCAACAAGGGGCTTGCTGATCATCATTTCATTTATCCTGGGCTTTGTTTCGGTGGTTTCGGTGATAGTGGGGCGGGAGTTGATGGATTCATCTGTTCGTACTACCGACAGGGCCGAAAAAAGCATTGGGCTACCGCTTGCAGGTATATCAATTGCTCACGGAGCCGAAAACATACAAGCCTATCAAAAGCAATTAATGGATTTGCTGGCGGAGCGCCTCACCAGTACAATTTTGCCATTTATTTCGGCAGATCTTGAATGTAAAGGTAAAGCTACCCTGGCATTGGTGGCTACACGGCAGGAGGTTTATAATGCTCTTGATGTACAGCTGCTGCATGGGGCTTTGCTGGCCGTTTTTAAAAAGGTTTTTTGGGTAGTGCCGGTTGGATACGACAATGTTTTTCAGGGTGTTATACCAACTGACTTTATGTATACATACACCCCCACACTCGAGCAGTTAAACTACAAGGATATATGCGATTTTTCTGAAAGTTTAATTCCGCAGGATGGTTTGGTGGTGTACGTTTCACCCAATTTATCATTAAACAGCCTTCCGGTAGCTGTTGCCAAAAGTTCGGCAATGATGCTGTACGCGTTTAACGCGAGCCATACCAATCAGCAAGCCGACAAACAAATTATTGCTAAAGCCCAAAATGCAGTTCAGGAAGTGCCTTTTTATACCTGGCTTGTAAATGTTGATGAGGCCAATATTGATAGCTCAGTAGGCGAAATTTCCAAAAAACGGAGCTGGCTGAGGCGCAAAATAAAAAAAATGATAACCCTTAATTTACGATAA
- a CDS encoding glycosyltransferase, translated as MPDKKPQHIVCLALPAWEAEYLRSTVELMKSLSGHNLVLYVDYAYTVSDLIKGITGKKKFDWKRLIGLKNRLRKVSGDESNTGLYVLSLPPLFPAFILKSERLFRLANKFNSALSGYFINKAISRLQMQDIIGFNSFQPFLGRYWNISNISFNVYYIYDDFSKVPWFNGFAVSEERQYIAKTDLVIVTSAELKKRQKLLNKPVEIVNNGVHFDWFFKNRNVKRFNEGYIKTVGYTGVIDNRLDVDMLERVIEAMQNTRFLFVGKVADQSVYNRLIKYINVCFEPAVPASQVPVIQSQIHVGIIPYVCNELTAAIYPLKVNEYLAMGLPVVMTPFASLNDCADVVYIANGYQNFKHCLELALLENDVALQEKRIGIAQKADWQERADQLLDLINEYKNHQSLLKKPIKA; from the coding sequence ATGCCTGATAAGAAACCTCAGCATATTGTTTGCCTGGCATTACCCGCCTGGGAGGCCGAATACCTTAGATCGACCGTTGAATTGATGAAAAGCCTATCCGGCCACAACCTGGTTTTATACGTTGATTATGCTTATACCGTGTCCGATTTAATTAAGGGTATAACAGGTAAAAAGAAGTTCGACTGGAAGCGCCTTATCGGTCTGAAAAATCGGTTGCGAAAAGTAAGCGGCGATGAAAGTAATACCGGTTTATATGTTTTGTCGCTGCCGCCACTATTTCCCGCCTTTATATTAAAATCAGAACGCTTGTTCAGGCTGGCAAATAAATTTAACTCGGCATTAAGCGGTTACTTTATCAATAAAGCCATATCCCGCCTGCAAATGCAGGACATTATTGGTTTTAACTCGTTTCAGCCCTTTTTAGGCAGGTACTGGAATATCAGCAACATAAGCTTCAATGTTTACTATATCTATGATGATTTTTCGAAAGTACCCTGGTTTAACGGCTTTGCGGTTTCGGAAGAGCGCCAATATATCGCCAAAACCGATTTGGTTATTGTAACCTCTGCCGAGCTGAAGAAGAGGCAAAAGCTGTTAAACAAACCGGTAGAAATTGTAAATAACGGCGTTCATTTCGATTGGTTTTTCAAAAACAGAAACGTTAAAAGGTTTAATGAGGGCTACATCAAAACCGTAGGCTATACCGGGGTAATTGATAACCGGCTTGATGTTGACATGCTTGAGCGTGTGATAGAAGCGATGCAGAATACACGCTTTTTGTTTGTTGGCAAGGTTGCCGATCAATCAGTTTACAACCGGCTTATCAAATATATAAACGTTTGTTTTGAACCCGCTGTCCCCGCCAGCCAGGTGCCGGTGATACAAAGCCAGATCCACGTTGGTATTATTCCGTACGTGTGCAACGAGCTAACGGCGGCCATATACCCCCTTAAAGTTAATGAATACCTGGCCATGGGCCTACCTGTGGTGATGACACCTTTTGCATCGTTAAATGACTGTGCCGATGTGGTATACATCGCCAACGGCTATCAAAACTTTAAACATTGCCTGGAACTGGCACTGCTTGAAAACGACGTGGCTTTGCAGGAAAAACGGATTGGTATTGCCCAAAAGGCCGACTGGCAGGAGCGGGCCGATCAATTACTGGATCTGATCAACGAATATAAAAATCATCAATCTCTACTTAAAAAACCAATTAAAGCATAG
- a CDS encoding lipopolysaccharide biosynthesis protein, whose amino-acid sequence MFKKLLYSNTSWSLISNGLTAILGFVNLALIARIFTKDQAGMWFMLLTVYTLLEMLRSGWVQTPFIRFYVSAQHEDERRKLTGASWQLLLAFTLVISLFLLPALLFKSFDQPAFKLAKHYTVLWLLCALPFQLLQWQLQARSQFKKLAAIKIIFALLFSAFLLLQFKLKLDLEITVMFYGGIQLFIGMAGILVKWVRLGRWDADLSAERKKLSGFGKYSMLTMITSSLLRSSDQFIIAAWLGPSALALYAIPQKLVEAIEIPVRSFASVAMPAATALYHKHDSNSLRMLFYRQAGFLSFIILPLVAVLLLFPVPVVNLLGGGKYLQSAMLLRIFCCYALLIPLDRYCGLLLDAANRPGLNSLKVILMLIVNVVLDIAALSMGMGLYGVAAGSTITFLLGVIIGWGQLKDILCAFKPILFWREGITRSFNSFKNTPIPLK is encoded by the coding sequence ATGTTCAAAAAGCTTTTATATAGCAACACCTCGTGGTCGTTAATTTCAAATGGGCTTACGGCAATTTTGGGCTTTGTAAACCTGGCGTTAATTGCCCGGATTTTCACTAAAGACCAGGCAGGCATGTGGTTTATGCTGTTAACTGTTTATACCCTGTTAGAAATGCTGCGCAGCGGATGGGTGCAAACACCTTTTATCCGTTTCTACGTTTCCGCACAACATGAAGATGAAAGAAGGAAACTAACGGGCGCCTCATGGCAGCTATTATTGGCTTTTACACTGGTTATTTCGTTGTTCCTTTTACCGGCCTTATTATTTAAAAGCTTTGATCAACCTGCCTTTAAATTGGCAAAGCATTATACAGTGCTTTGGTTGCTTTGTGCGCTACCTTTTCAGCTACTGCAATGGCAATTGCAGGCACGGAGCCAATTTAAAAAGCTTGCCGCCATAAAAATTATTTTCGCGCTTTTGTTTAGCGCCTTCCTGCTGCTGCAATTCAAACTAAAATTGGATCTTGAAATAACTGTAATGTTTTACGGTGGCATCCAGCTTTTTATTGGCATGGCGGGCATCCTTGTAAAATGGGTAAGGCTTGGGCGTTGGGATGCTGATTTATCTGCCGAACGCAAAAAATTGTCGGGGTTTGGCAAATACAGCATGCTTACCATGATCACATCAAGCCTGCTCCGAAGTTCAGACCAGTTTATCATCGCAGCCTGGCTGGGCCCTTCGGCGCTCGCCCTGTATGCCATACCGCAAAAACTTGTTGAAGCCATCGAGATACCGGTACGCTCATTTGCATCTGTAGCAATGCCGGCTGCCACCGCTTTATACCATAAGCATGATAGCAATAGTTTAAGGATGCTTTTCTATCGCCAGGCCGGATTTTTAAGCTTCATTATTTTGCCGCTGGTTGCGGTACTACTCTTATTCCCCGTGCCGGTGGTAAATTTATTGGGCGGCGGTAAATACCTGCAGTCGGCCATGTTGCTGAGAATATTTTGCTGCTACGCCTTATTGATCCCTTTAGATCGTTATTGCGGCTTATTGCTTGATGCCGCCAACAGGCCAGGCCTGAATAGCCTTAAGGTAATATTAATGCTGATAGTTAACGTTGTTTTGGATATAGCCGCACTAAGTATGGGCATGGGCTTGTATGGCGTTGCAGCGGGTTCAACAATAACCTTTTTGCTGGGGGTAATTATAGGTTGGGGGCAGCTTAAGGATATTCTTTGCGCATTTAAACCAATATTGTTTTGGAGAGAAGGCATCACCCGGTCTTTCAATTCTTTTAAAAATACACCAATCCCATTAAAATGA